In one window of Skermanella rosea DNA:
- a CDS encoding DEAD/DEAH box helicase, with product MTFAELDLHPTILQAVEASGYNEPTPIQEKAIPLALAGRDLVASANTGTGKTAAFVLPALQKLKTPRPAGSFGPRVLVLSPTRELATQILDAVRKYSKFDRVQTGVILGGMPYREQLRMLERRVDLIVATPGRLIDHLERGRVNLSGLELLVLDEADRMLDMGFIEPVEQIAAACPAGRQTLMFTATCDGPMERLAARLLKNPERIDIAGRNVSHDTIDQRLLRADDLGHKHRLLDHLVSTDEAGKTIVFAATKRDADRLAEELCAKGHAAGALHGDMKQHQRNRTIDDLRRGRIRLLIATDVAARGIDISDITQVINFDLPKIAEDYVHRIGRTGRAGASGTAYSFFTRSDWKQVKAIEHFIGKPLANHVIPGLEPSERPRSASPGGYNKRPYRSGGQGAPQGRGGFGGQRRPEGERSDRGHGHGDRPHAEHRHAGGDRPHGERGGYNPVRRDRDHSAGGGRRGYSSAS from the coding sequence ATGACTTTCGCTGAACTCGACCTTCACCCGACCATTCTGCAAGCCGTCGAGGCTTCCGGCTACAACGAGCCGACTCCAATCCAGGAAAAGGCTATTCCGTTGGCGCTGGCCGGTCGGGATCTGGTCGCTTCGGCCAACACCGGAACCGGCAAGACCGCCGCGTTCGTTCTTCCGGCCCTTCAGAAGCTGAAGACGCCGCGCCCGGCCGGCAGCTTCGGACCCCGCGTCCTCGTGCTGTCGCCGACCCGCGAACTGGCGACCCAGATCCTGGACGCCGTCCGCAAGTACTCCAAGTTCGACCGCGTCCAGACCGGCGTGATCCTGGGCGGCATGCCCTACCGCGAGCAGCTCCGCATGCTGGAGCGGCGCGTGGACCTGATCGTCGCCACCCCGGGCCGACTGATCGACCATCTGGAGCGGGGCCGCGTCAACCTGTCGGGCCTGGAACTGCTGGTGCTGGACGAAGCCGACCGCATGCTCGACATGGGCTTCATCGAGCCCGTCGAGCAGATCGCCGCCGCCTGCCCGGCGGGCCGCCAGACCCTGATGTTCACCGCGACCTGCGACGGTCCGATGGAGCGGCTCGCCGCCCGTCTGCTGAAGAACCCGGAGCGGATCGACATCGCGGGCCGCAACGTCAGCCACGACACCATCGACCAGCGCCTGCTCCGGGCCGATGACCTGGGGCACAAGCACCGCCTTCTCGACCACCTCGTGTCCACCGACGAGGCGGGCAAGACGATCGTCTTCGCCGCGACCAAGCGCGACGCCGACCGCCTGGCCGAGGAGCTGTGCGCCAAGGGTCATGCCGCCGGTGCCCTTCATGGCGACATGAAGCAGCACCAGCGCAACCGCACGATCGACGACCTGCGCCGGGGCCGTATCCGCCTGCTGATCGCCACCGACGTGGCGGCCCGCGGCATCGACATCTCCGACATCACGCAGGTCATCAACTTCGACCTGCCGAAGATCGCGGAGGATTACGTCCACCGCATCGGCCGTACCGGCCGGGCCGGCGCTTCCGGGACCGCCTACTCGTTCTTCACCCGGAGCGACTGGAAGCAGGTCAAGGCGATCGAGCATTTCATCGGCAAGCCGCTCGCCAACCACGTCATTCCGGGCCTGGAGCCGAGCGAGCGTCCGCGCAGTGCCAGCCCGGGCGGCTACAACAAGCGGCCCTACCGCAGCGGCGGCCAGGGCGCTCCCCAGGGGCGCGGCGGTTTCGGCGGCCAGCGTCGCCCTGAAGGCGAGCGGAGCGACCGGGGCCATGGTCACGGCGACCGGCCCCACGCCGAGCATCGCCACGCCGGCGGCGACCGTCCGCACGGTGAGCGCGGCGGCTACAATCCGGTTCGCCGGGACCGCGACCATTCGGCCGGCGGCGGCCGTCGCGGATACTCGTCGGCCAGCTAA
- a CDS encoding peptide chain release factor 3 produces the protein MDDLQDAVSRRRTFAIIAHPDAGKTTLTEKLLLFGGAIQLAGAVKARGEQRRARSDWMKVERERGISVTASVMNFDYDDRTFNLVDTPGHEDFSEDTYRTLTAVDSAVMVIDAAKGIESQTRKLFEVCRLRDVPIITFVNKMDREARDPFELISEIEETLAIDVTPASWPIGSGRDFLGCYDLLRDQLILMDKRQGDVASQGIKCEGLDDPKLDELLPAHAVATLREEVEMARGLCPEFDLESYRAGHLTPVFFGSAINNFGVQELLRGLGELAPPPRPQPADGRKVEPIEPKVTGFVFKVQANMDPNHRDRIAFFRLCSGHFRRGVKLKHMRSGKQLAVNNAVLFLARDRELAEDAWPGDIIGIPNHGSLRIGDTLTEGEELRFTGVPSFAPELLQRVRLDDPMRVKHLRKALEHFAEEGASQVFKPLLGSDWLVGVVGQLQFEVLAARIEAEYGISARFESASVDAARWIECEDPVEMKRFVDSNRANLAEDHDGALVFLSRNSWHMNRTQDDFPKVQFLKTREQNRIVQQAAAQ, from the coding sequence ATGGATGACCTGCAGGATGCCGTCTCCCGGCGCCGGACGTTCGCGATCATCGCGCACCCCGACGCCGGCAAGACGACCCTGACCGAGAAGCTTCTGCTGTTCGGTGGTGCGATCCAGCTCGCCGGCGCCGTCAAGGCGCGCGGCGAGCAGCGTCGCGCCCGGTCCGACTGGATGAAGGTGGAACGCGAGCGCGGGATCTCCGTGACCGCGTCCGTCATGAACTTCGATTATGACGACCGGACCTTCAACCTGGTGGACACGCCGGGCCACGAAGACTTCTCCGAAGACACCTACCGCACGCTGACAGCCGTCGACAGTGCCGTCATGGTGATCGATGCCGCCAAAGGCATCGAGAGCCAGACCCGCAAGCTGTTCGAGGTCTGCCGGCTGCGCGACGTGCCGATCATCACCTTCGTCAACAAGATGGACCGCGAGGCCCGCGACCCGTTCGAGCTGATCAGCGAGATCGAGGAGACGCTGGCGATCGACGTCACGCCGGCCAGTTGGCCGATCGGGTCCGGCCGGGACTTCCTCGGCTGCTACGACCTGCTGCGCGACCAGTTGATCCTGATGGACAAGCGCCAGGGCGATGTGGCGAGCCAGGGCATCAAGTGCGAAGGGCTGGACGACCCGAAGCTCGACGAGCTTCTGCCGGCCCATGCCGTCGCGACTCTCCGCGAGGAGGTCGAGATGGCGCGCGGCCTGTGCCCGGAATTCGATCTCGAGTCCTACCGTGCCGGCCACCTGACGCCGGTATTCTTCGGCAGCGCCATCAATAATTTCGGCGTCCAGGAACTCCTTCGGGGCCTGGGCGAGCTGGCGCCGCCGCCACGCCCGCAGCCGGCCGACGGCCGCAAGGTCGAACCGATCGAGCCGAAGGTTACGGGGTTCGTGTTCAAGGTCCAGGCCAACATGGATCCCAATCACCGCGACCGCATCGCCTTCTTCCGGCTGTGCTCCGGCCATTTCCGGCGCGGCGTCAAGCTGAAGCACATGCGCTCCGGCAAGCAGCTCGCCGTCAACAACGCGGTGCTGTTCCTGGCCCGCGACCGGGAACTGGCCGAGGATGCTTGGCCGGGCGACATCATCGGCATCCCGAACCACGGCTCGCTCCGGATCGGCGATACGCTGACCGAGGGCGAGGAACTGCGGTTCACCGGCGTGCCCAGCTTCGCGCCGGAACTGCTGCAAAGGGTCCGCCTGGACGATCCGATGCGGGTCAAGCATCTGCGGAAGGCGCTGGAGCATTTCGCGGAGGAGGGGGCGAGCCAAGTGTTCAAGCCCTTGCTCGGATCGGACTGGCTGGTCGGCGTGGTCGGTCAGCTCCAGTTCGAGGTGCTGGCGGCGCGGATCGAGGCCGAGTACGGCATTTCCGCCCGGTTCGAATCGGCCTCGGTCGATGCCGCCCGGTGGATCGAGTGCGAGGACCCGGTCGAGATGAAGCGCTTCGTCGACTCCAACCGCGCCAACCTCGCGGAGGATCATGACGGCGCGCTGGTCTTCCTCTCGCGCAACTCCTGGCACATGAACCGCACCCAGGATGACTTCCCCAAGGTGCAGTTCCTGAAGACCCGCGAGCAGAATCGCATCGTCCAGCAGGCCGCCGCGCAGTAA
- a CDS encoding diguanylate cyclase, producing the protein MTQAWTALAWPLLVPTLFFIASHPMVNQFDPDSPAAAIAAGYAFLPFVMCAGLSVFPITAVEGIIFATPLVLAHLTAGVYGSAIFPFNSYLGAMWLLLLLSSVATLAAMSQLHFLMALVNQSSHDKLTGAYARRIGEEMLNLQFGNARRNQRPLSLVFVDLDDFKKVNDRFGHEEGDRVLRDAAQSLLKGLRQGDLVIRWGGEEFLIVMPDTDTPGALTAIRRLRADGLGVRPDGKPQTASIGIAEAIAEAPESSTQLVEIADHRMYVAKQSGKDCICTGEEAAPVTREALEPA; encoded by the coding sequence ATGACGCAGGCCTGGACGGCACTGGCATGGCCCCTGTTGGTGCCGACGCTCTTCTTCATCGCGTCGCATCCGATGGTCAACCAGTTCGATCCCGACAGTCCCGCGGCTGCGATAGCGGCGGGCTACGCCTTCCTGCCCTTCGTGATGTGCGCCGGCCTCAGCGTCTTTCCCATCACGGCGGTGGAAGGGATCATCTTCGCGACGCCCCTGGTGCTGGCCCACCTGACCGCCGGCGTCTACGGCTCGGCGATCTTCCCGTTCAACTCCTATCTCGGGGCCATGTGGCTCCTGCTGCTGCTGTCCTCCGTCGCGACGCTGGCGGCGATGAGCCAGCTCCATTTCCTGATGGCGCTGGTCAACCAGTCCTCGCACGACAAGCTGACCGGCGCCTATGCCCGGCGGATCGGCGAGGAGATGCTGAACCTCCAGTTCGGCAATGCCCGGCGAAACCAGCGCCCGCTGTCCCTGGTCTTCGTCGACCTGGACGATTTCAAGAAGGTGAACGACCGCTTCGGCCACGAGGAGGGAGATCGGGTGCTGCGGGACGCGGCGCAGTCCCTGCTGAAGGGGCTGCGCCAGGGCGATCTGGTCATCCGCTGGGGCGGGGAGGAATTCCTGATCGTCATGCCCGACACCGACACGCCGGGCGCGCTGACGGCGATCCGGCGCCTGCGCGCCGACGGGCTGGGGGTACGACCCGACGGCAAGCCGCAGACCGCCAGCATTGGTATCGCCGAGGCCATCGCGGAGGCGCCGGAAAGCTCGACCCAATTGGTGGAGATCGCCGACCACCGCATGTATGTGGCGAAGCAGTCCGGCAAGGACTGCATCTGCACCGGGGAAGAAGCCGCCCCGGTCACCCGCGAGGCGCTGGAGCCGGCCTGA
- a CDS encoding ATP-binding protein: MSSITSAGPEGYEHQHLATVWVALMLWRHADLRVLPEEGEDFRIECGILPDGNIDIQVKQTPQPFTMQRLADILSRFGDRQARSCTFNRLLDCQRILVIVGGSCQSDTERYRCNTGEFDAKPAVSPEAARGIMSALSAAGTQVKNDSYLDIARRKQLASFSNLMVSQVQEALRRVSVWDRIDEPFIRQRCIDMVTRLRIPVDQAENIVKKLVAASREAAKDKADVMPTLRGIIEDCRIDRYCGRDHIVRADEQTFFERLCRDYAILLSGPPRCGKTEMARALLDCAADKGYFTNIFDNSQEARQFLSQGSRGHRACLLDDPLGTRGVVKDQGQGMRELRAAVDATGPGRFLIIAQSRDELLSASSADTLDQCRLPKAPWQTLNEYPAGFLSQVWASLRRERHLLDAKSDAVDSLLANDVQVEVGALELVAANLDFLPDAPTQDDLWRVFHQEASDLIHYLVHRRGEDVGDLMLILAITTTPRLSVNEREIAFILSDDKYLPGQGSIFRMTISFGKNGYENLEPPKYDSPPYLDHATIRLLDDLEQRRLINVSGCDLQFRHSYYRAAGEWWGKGIGRRRAMIILWWVRRGMFSASPRTSRATAFNLPVLFNMLRDEAMRINLLDLAADGLGCRYPATRDLCHRFLLSNQNALSSNARDMLQGSGIYDDRLFSFEWLGGEAWRPDQWSFGSYVHGEIEDIQPESVNRVLGCLAAGIEAAPASQDAAHAILHLARYPMRLTAAMMENLLSYDLSAIRAEAADVWLKVERTEDAHIRDRIFSDPAPVVAHRSFRSVARAWSSYSEDRRKLLAKDIGNAAGSTFLSANAFMQTMSKFDRPHDFMANPPWDLFAQTLPAAMRGLGETQTFDTTSLWATIYNDALPHLSCHDIVSICTAWSEVLLGWSDNTFRDYDFSGIVPVLVKGTDSEPELRAELSQLLLRAMNTPLQIVLLKDYLEQWDLLTQAERNIISDRLTGNHPEKIWYQAIALTRDRVPPEVQEWITGDPAILKLSPKELRAQLDTELFTTCVQVYSGQLYPLPSLGVRRNGRDVWCPVMELLRGSPHDRHFLLALEEALGRRDDAAVRASLQVAEDAQLQKLFEIMLAHEIDYSGGWMPNAWDALLTRANKPDVRKQWLDKMAEAAPAIIDGIDEARYWLINKEFREEFLGNFLSDHALLIFMDILDQMSKQDGEEFFDIIKACERFIGVQAPRLIHTFTILEHELARFGAAAEPLLSNLETLRRKAVSEANRIREEGRPALRFVQDWTRPSMLDGAI; this comes from the coding sequence ATGTCTTCAATCACCAGTGCTGGACCAGAAGGTTACGAACACCAGCACTTAGCTACTGTTTGGGTAGCGCTTATGCTATGGCGGCACGCCGATTTGCGTGTCCTGCCAGAGGAAGGTGAGGATTTCCGGATCGAGTGCGGCATCCTGCCGGACGGAAACATCGACATTCAAGTGAAGCAGACACCTCAGCCGTTCACAATGCAGCGTTTAGCCGATATCCTAAGCCGGTTTGGCGACCGGCAGGCCAGAAGCTGTACGTTTAACAGATTGCTGGATTGTCAGCGGATTTTGGTGATTGTCGGCGGGTCTTGCCAATCGGACACGGAACGCTACCGCTGCAATACCGGTGAGTTTGACGCGAAGCCCGCGGTCTCGCCCGAGGCCGCACGCGGCATCATGTCAGCTTTATCCGCTGCGGGGACGCAGGTCAAAAATGACAGTTATCTTGACATTGCGCGACGAAAGCAACTTGCTAGCTTTAGCAACTTGATGGTCTCACAGGTACAGGAGGCTTTGCGTCGGGTATCAGTATGGGATCGGATTGATGAGCCATTCATCCGGCAGCGTTGCATCGATATGGTCACACGGTTGCGGATTCCGGTCGACCAAGCTGAGAACATCGTCAAAAAATTGGTAGCGGCTAGTAGGGAAGCGGCCAAAGACAAAGCGGACGTAATGCCGACGCTGCGGGGAATCATCGAAGATTGCCGAATCGATAGATACTGCGGCCGAGATCACATCGTTCGCGCTGATGAGCAGACCTTCTTTGAACGCTTATGTCGGGACTACGCCATCTTGTTGAGCGGTCCGCCTCGTTGCGGAAAGACAGAAATGGCGCGCGCTCTATTGGATTGTGCCGCCGATAAGGGTTATTTCACAAACATTTTTGACAACTCCCAAGAAGCGCGACAGTTCCTCAGCCAGGGCAGCCGGGGACATCGCGCTTGTTTGCTGGATGATCCACTCGGCACCCGCGGTGTTGTCAAAGACCAAGGTCAGGGTATGCGTGAACTACGCGCCGCTGTCGACGCGACGGGGCCAGGTCGGTTTTTAATCATCGCACAGAGTCGCGATGAACTGCTGTCTGCCAGTAGCGCTGACACCCTCGACCAATGCCGCCTGCCGAAGGCGCCCTGGCAAACGCTTAACGAATATCCGGCCGGGTTCCTTAGTCAAGTTTGGGCGAGCCTCAGGCGTGAGCGCCATCTACTGGACGCAAAGTCTGATGCCGTGGATAGTTTGCTCGCTAATGACGTTCAAGTTGAAGTCGGTGCTTTGGAACTGGTCGCCGCAAATCTTGACTTTTTGCCTGACGCTCCCACGCAGGATGACCTGTGGCGTGTGTTCCATCAGGAGGCAAGCGATCTGATTCATTACTTAGTTCATCGCCGGGGTGAGGACGTAGGCGACCTCATGCTCATCCTGGCAATTACAACCACCCCCCGCTTATCAGTCAATGAGCGAGAGATTGCTTTTATACTTTCTGATGACAAATACCTGCCGGGCCAGGGCTCGATATTTAGGATGACTATATCGTTCGGCAAGAATGGATACGAAAATCTAGAGCCTCCCAAGTACGATTCCCCTCCCTATTTGGATCATGCCACGATAAGGCTTCTTGATGATTTGGAGCAACGTCGCCTGATCAACGTGTCGGGATGTGATCTACAGTTCCGCCACTCCTACTACCGAGCAGCGGGCGAATGGTGGGGAAAAGGCATCGGGCGCCGTCGCGCCATGATTATCCTGTGGTGGGTCCGCAGGGGAATGTTCAGTGCCTCGCCCCGCACGTCTAGAGCCACAGCGTTCAACCTGCCGGTCCTGTTTAACATGCTGCGTGACGAGGCCATGCGGATTAATTTGTTGGACTTGGCGGCAGACGGTCTTGGCTGCCGCTATCCGGCGACAAGGGATCTTTGCCACCGTTTTCTTCTGTCCAACCAGAACGCACTCAGCAGCAATGCGCGCGACATGTTACAAGGAAGCGGCATCTACGATGACCGTCTATTTAGCTTCGAGTGGCTAGGTGGCGAAGCTTGGAGACCGGACCAGTGGTCGTTTGGCTCGTATGTCCATGGCGAAATAGAAGACATTCAGCCCGAAAGCGTCAACCGTGTCCTCGGGTGTCTTGCCGCTGGGATTGAGGCGGCACCTGCCAGTCAGGATGCCGCGCATGCAATACTCCATTTGGCACGTTATCCCATGAGACTGACTGCGGCAATGATGGAAAACCTCCTGAGCTACGATCTGAGCGCCATCCGTGCCGAGGCAGCCGATGTATGGCTGAAGGTGGAACGGACAGAGGATGCGCACATCCGGGATCGCATTTTCTCCGACCCAGCTCCGGTCGTAGCACATCGTTCTTTTCGCAGTGTGGCGAGGGCCTGGAGCAGTTACTCCGAGGACCGGCGTAAGCTTCTGGCGAAAGACATCGGCAACGCGGCTGGGAGCACTTTCCTTTCGGCAAACGCTTTCATGCAGACAATGAGCAAGTTCGACCGGCCGCACGACTTCATGGCGAACCCACCGTGGGACTTGTTCGCTCAGACATTGCCTGCTGCAATGCGGGGCTTGGGTGAGACACAGACGTTCGATACGACGAGCCTTTGGGCGACCATCTACAACGATGCATTGCCGCATCTATCCTGTCATGACATCGTGAGCATCTGCACCGCTTGGTCTGAAGTTCTGCTGGGCTGGTCGGATAACACCTTCCGTGACTATGACTTTTCCGGGATTGTACCCGTGTTAGTGAAGGGCACTGATAGTGAGCCGGAGCTACGCGCCGAATTAAGTCAGCTGCTTTTGAGGGCGATGAACACGCCCTTGCAGATCGTTCTTCTCAAAGATTATTTGGAGCAGTGGGACCTTCTGACGCAGGCGGAGAGGAATATCATCTCTGACCGGCTGACCGGCAATCATCCGGAAAAAATCTGGTATCAAGCTATTGCCCTGACCCGGGACAGAGTGCCGCCAGAGGTTCAGGAGTGGATCACAGGTGACCCCGCAATCTTGAAGCTTTCGCCGAAGGAACTACGCGCACAACTTGATACGGAACTATTCACCACCTGCGTGCAGGTGTATTCCGGGCAACTTTACCCTCTACCTTCGCTGGGTGTGAGAAGGAACGGGCGCGATGTATGGTGCCCGGTCATGGAACTGCTCAGGGGGAGTCCACATGACCGACACTTCCTTCTCGCCCTGGAGGAGGCCCTTGGCAGGCGGGATGATGCAGCCGTCAGGGCCAGTCTTCAGGTCGCAGAAGACGCTCAGCTCCAGAAATTATTCGAAATAATGCTGGCGCATGAGATCGACTATAGTGGCGGTTGGATGCCGAATGCGTGGGATGCTCTACTAACTCGGGCCAACAAACCAGATGTGCGTAAACAATGGTTGGACAAAATGGCCGAAGCGGCTCCAGCCATCATTGACGGCATTGACGAAGCACGGTATTGGTTGATCAATAAAGAATTTCGAGAGGAGTTCCTGGGCAACTTTTTGTCCGACCATGCTTTACTGATATTTATGGACATTCTTGATCAAATGTCTAAGCAGGATGGAGAAGAGTTTTTTGATATAATTAAAGCTTGTGAAAGATTCATTGGAGTGCAGGCGCCTAGACTGATTCACACATTTACAATCCTAGAACATGAACTAGCTCGGTTCGGGGCCGCTGCGGAGCCTCTACTTAGCAATTTGGAAACTTTGCGACGGAAAGCAGTTAGCGAAGCAAACCGAATCCGGGAAGAGGGGCGCCCGGCTCTCCGATTTGTTCAGGACTGGACGCGCCCTTCGATGCTTGATGGTGCGATCTGA
- a CDS encoding diguanylate cyclase yields the protein MANIDGDLSLAQVHDLIQPGGHSPVIQRRRAALIVSRARIVAGVFSILTPLWIAIDMYLFAWPEWGYLAALRIAASVAFGALALYYRGGEGMKQAWTALTWLLSVPTLFFIASHPMVNQFDPDSPAAAIAAGYAFLPFVMCAGLSVFPITAVEGIIFATPLVLAHLTAGVYGSAIFPFNSYLGAMWLLLLLSSVATLAAMSQLHFLMALVNQSSHDKLTGAYARRIGEEMLNLQFGNARRNQRPLSLVFVDLDDFKKVNDRFGHEEGDRVLRDAAQSLLKGLRQGDLVIRWGGEEFLIVMPDTDTPGALTAIRRLRADGLGVRPDGKPQTASIGIAEAIAEAPESSTQLVEIADHRMYVAKQSGKDCICTGEEAAPVTREELESA from the coding sequence TTGGCGAATATCGACGGTGATCTCTCGCTGGCGCAGGTCCATGACCTGATCCAGCCCGGGGGTCACTCGCCGGTGATACAGCGGCGGCGGGCCGCCCTGATCGTTTCACGGGCCCGGATCGTCGCCGGCGTCTTCTCGATCCTGACGCCGCTCTGGATCGCCATCGACATGTACCTGTTCGCCTGGCCCGAATGGGGTTACCTGGCGGCCCTGAGGATCGCGGCGAGCGTCGCTTTCGGCGCGCTGGCGCTTTACTACCGCGGCGGCGAGGGGATGAAGCAGGCCTGGACGGCGCTGACATGGCTCCTGTCGGTGCCGACGCTCTTCTTCATCGCGTCGCATCCGATGGTCAACCAGTTCGATCCCGACAGTCCCGCGGCTGCGATAGCGGCGGGCTACGCCTTCCTGCCCTTCGTGATGTGCGCCGGCCTCAGCGTCTTTCCCATCACGGCGGTGGAAGGGATCATCTTCGCGACGCCCCTGGTGCTGGCCCACCTGACCGCCGGCGTCTACGGCTCGGCGATCTTCCCGTTCAACTCCTATCTCGGGGCCATGTGGCTCCTGCTGCTGCTGTCCTCCGTCGCGACGCTGGCGGCGATGAGCCAACTCCATTTCCTGATGGCGCTGGTCAACCAGTCCTCCCACGACAAGCTGACCGGCGCCTATGCCCGGCGGATCGGGGAGGAGATGCTGAACCTCCAGTTCGGCAACGCCCGGCGGAACCAGCGCCCGCTGTCCCTGGTCTTCGTCGACCTGGACGATTTCAAGAAGGTGAACGACCGCTTCGGCCACGAGGAGGGCGATCGCGTTCTGCGCGACGCGGCCCAGTCCCTGCTGAAGGGGCTGCGCCAGGGCGACCTTGTCATCCGCTGGGGCGGGGAGGAGTTCCTGATCGTCATGCCCGACACCGACACGCCGGGCGCGCTGACGGCGATCCGGCGCCTGCGCGCCGACGGGCTGGGGGTACGACCCGACGGCAAGCCGCAGACCGCCAGCATTGGTATCGCCGAGGCCATCGCGGAGGCGCCGGAAAGCTCGACCCAATTGGTGGAGATCGCCGACCACCGCATGTATGTGGCGAAGCAGTCCGGCAAGGACTGCATCTGCACCGGGGAAGAAGCCGCCCCGGTCACCCGCGAGGAACTGGAGTCGGCTTGA
- a CDS encoding transglutaminase family protein, whose amino-acid sequence MPSPAPPDSADAPEDADAREDAAARPVRYRTRHTTSYEYGDGVSVSQHVVHLGPRDNPRQACSSVTLTITPEPALREAWLDYFGNPAEYFAVQEPHRSLTIESVVELEVTPPDPLEDDSAPPWEDVRETARAPRSAAAIGANEFLFDSAMVKASPDLAAYAEPSFPPGRPTVEAVLDLMHRIHDDFTFDSTATTVATPLADVLAHRRGVCQDFAHLGVGCLRSLGLPARYVSGYLRTHPPPGRPRLVGADMSHAWFSVWCGAETGWVDLDPTNDKPVDADYITLAWGRDYDDVSPVRGVILGGWGHTLSVQVDVEPLAD is encoded by the coding sequence ATGCCTTCTCCCGCCCCGCCTGATAGCGCCGACGCGCCCGAAGACGCCGACGCGCGCGAGGACGCCGCCGCCCGGCCGGTGCGCTACCGCACCCGGCACACGACCAGTTACGAGTACGGCGACGGGGTCTCGGTCTCCCAGCACGTCGTCCATCTCGGCCCGCGGGACAACCCGCGCCAGGCCTGCTCGTCGGTCACCCTGACGATCACGCCCGAACCCGCGCTGCGGGAGGCTTGGCTGGATTATTTCGGCAACCCGGCGGAGTATTTCGCCGTCCAGGAGCCCCACCGGTCGCTGACGATCGAGTCGGTCGTCGAGCTGGAGGTTACGCCGCCCGATCCGCTGGAAGACGACTCCGCCCCGCCCTGGGAGGATGTCCGGGAAACGGCCCGGGCACCCCGGTCGGCCGCCGCGATCGGGGCCAACGAGTTCCTTTTCGACAGCGCGATGGTGAAGGCGTCGCCCGATCTCGCGGCCTATGCGGAACCGTCCTTCCCGCCGGGCCGGCCCACCGTCGAAGCGGTGCTCGACCTGATGCACCGCATCCATGACGATTTCACCTTCGATTCGACCGCGACGACGGTCGCGACGCCGCTGGCGGACGTGCTCGCCCACCGGCGCGGCGTCTGCCAGGACTTCGCCCATCTCGGCGTCGGCTGCCTGCGGTCGCTCGGCCTTCCGGCCCGCTATGTCAGCGGCTATCTGCGCACCCACCCGCCGCCGGGCCGTCCCCGGCTGGTCGGTGCCGACATGTCGCACGCCTGGTTCTCCGTCTGGTGCGGGGCGGAGACCGGCTGGGTGGACCTGGACCCGACCAACGACAAGCCGGTGGACGCCGACTACATCACGCTCGCCTGGGGCCGCGACTATGACGACGTCAGTCCCGTGAGAGGCGTGATCCTGGGCGGCTGGGGCCACACCCTGAGCGTCCAGGTGGACGTCGAACCTCTCGCGGATTGA